A genomic window from Gossypium hirsutum isolate 1008001.06 chromosome D12, Gossypium_hirsutum_v2.1, whole genome shotgun sequence includes:
- the LOC107941190 gene encoding basic leucine zipper 4 has translation MLSTVPAIISSNPMIQSDPFPSLQSAWDCSQLFSNTQSVGPAPIEPNQTQAHSNSGLDESNQTLSIIDERKRRRMISNRESARRSRMRKRNHLENLRNQANRLRIENRELTNRLRFLLYHCHRVRTDNDRLRSESTVLRQKLSDMHQILLFKQLQQFSSAWPCNNVTVMSEQIPPPLII, from the coding sequence ATGTTGTCCACTGTTCCGGCCATTATTTCCTCCAATCCCATGATACAAAGTGATCCATTTCCCTCTCTCCAAAGCGCTTGGGATTGCTCCCAACTTTTTTCCAATACCCAGTCAGTAGGACCCGCTCCGATTGAACCGAACCAAACCCAAGCCCACTCCAATTCCGGTTTGGACGAATCAAACCAAACGCTTTCCATCATCGATGAACGAAAGAGAAGACGCATGATATCGAACCGGGAATCGGCCAGGAGGTCACGGATGCGTAAACGGAATCATTTAGAAAACCTAAGGAACCAGGCGAACCGGCTTAGAATCGAGAACCGAGAACTGACTAACCGTTTGAGGTTCCTTTTGTACCACTGTCATCGTGTAAGGACTGACAACGACCGCCTCCGATCTGAGTCCACTGTGCTCCGACAAAAATTGTCGGACATGCATCAAATTTTGCTATTCAAGCAGCTGCAGCAGTTTTCATCTGCATGGCCATGCAATAACGTGACTGTCATGTCCGAACAAATTCCACCACCATTAATCATCTAA